A region from the Vicia villosa cultivar HV-30 ecotype Madison, WI linkage group LG3, Vvil1.0, whole genome shotgun sequence genome encodes:
- the LOC131657721 gene encoding protein air1-like — translation MSVTEYAAKFTELAKFYPYYDGAGAEFSKCIKFENGLRSEIKKAVGYQKIRIFPNLVDSCRIYEEDHNAHYKLVKDRRGKQNRSTPYDAPVGKGKAEVANGKRTSGGGAPASVICFKCGEPGHKSDVCTAGEKRCFRCGKTGHVTTDCRHKEVICFNCGEEGHISSKCQKPKREPGSGKVFALVGTQTTNEDRNTGGAYFISNTLITIVDYWCC, via the coding sequence ATGTCAGTGAcagagtatgctgcaaagttcACTGAGTTGGCTAAGTTCTACCCGTATTATGATGGGGCGGGTGCTGAGTTTTcaaagtgcattaagtttgagaatggattACGCTCTGAGATCAAGAAAGCTGTtgggtatcagaagattcgtaTCTTTCCTAATTTGGTTGATAGTTGCAGGATTTATGAAGAAGATCATAATGCACATTACAAGCTTGTCAAGGATAGGAGAGGTAAGCAGAACCGTAGCACACCTTATGATGCTCCAGTTGGAAAGGGAAAAGCAGAAGTGGCTAATggcaagagaactagtgggggaggaGCTCCTGCTAGCGTGATTTGCTTCAAATGTGGAGAACCTGGCCACAAGAGTGATGTATGTACTGCTGGGGAGAAAAGATGTTTCCGTTGTGGTAAGACAGGACACGTAACTACTGATTGTAGACATAAGGAAGTtatttgtttcaactgtggtgaagaagggcaTATTAGTAGCAAGTGTCAGAAACCAAAAAGGGAACCAGGAAGTGGAAAAGTATTCGCTTTAGTTGGGACTCAAACAACTAATGAAGACAGGAATACCGGAGGTGCGTATTTCATTAGTAATACTTTAATTACTATTGTTGATTATTGGTGCTGCTAG